In one window of Frigoriglobus tundricola DNA:
- a CDS encoding sigma-70 family RNA polymerase sigma factor, with amino-acid sequence MARSPLAQLAGRVRAGEDRQTAPTESDADLLERFLTRRDESAFELLLWRHERLVRGVCRRLLRAEQDVEDACQATFLTLACKAGAIGRRQALSGWLYKVAYRIALRVQVDAVRRGSQEKQAGEQCVHHSPDPALRAVREDLRSIVDEEVSRLPEKYRALVVLCYMEGKSNEEAARLVGCPTGTVVTRLARARKRLRARLARRGAGVAPAALAAALSLPGATSATFTFVQSTVRAARFYAGGQTAAAAVPARVALLTKGALRTMMLNHLKSVGAVVLALCLVGAGSALFVYQTLAADAAPPKSEPAAARPARAGDDPTVGRVAAMPEEDKKNKDDKKDKKETRPKLEEVVTKSFKTGKAPTLVLELFNGSIDVVADADGSVNARVTKESQADTRAEAEEAMKNIEVAMIQEKDTVSITARRLEQKSWHRSEGASAEIRVPPGAALNLRTSNGVVKLAGGSGRVTVHTSNGTVHVKDSKGSLNLVTTNGGIFVTGASGGVELKATNGPIDVQAEKALVKAQTSNGSIRFTGSLIDGKHALETSNGNIVLTLPASAQFRLEARTSHGRVVSDFSGGSKESAERGSLDATIGAKPAADVKLHTSNGSIEIRKK; translated from the coding sequence ATGGCACGGAGTCCTCTGGCTCAACTGGCCGGTCGCGTGCGCGCGGGCGAAGATCGACAAACCGCCCCAACTGAATCCGACGCCGACCTGCTGGAGCGCTTCCTCACCCGGCGCGACGAGTCGGCGTTCGAGCTGCTGTTGTGGCGGCACGAGCGGCTCGTGCGCGGCGTCTGCCGCCGCTTGCTGCGCGCGGAGCAGGACGTCGAGGACGCCTGCCAGGCGACCTTCCTGACCCTGGCTTGTAAGGCCGGCGCCATCGGCCGGCGCCAGGCCCTGAGTGGCTGGCTGTACAAGGTGGCGTACCGGATCGCGCTCCGCGTCCAGGTCGATGCCGTCCGGCGCGGGAGCCAGGAAAAACAAGCCGGGGAACAGTGCGTCCACCACTCGCCCGATCCCGCGCTCCGAGCGGTTCGCGAGGACCTCCGGTCCATCGTCGACGAAGAGGTCAGCCGGTTGCCCGAAAAATATCGAGCGCTGGTGGTTCTGTGCTACATGGAAGGCAAAAGCAACGAGGAAGCGGCCCGGCTGGTCGGCTGTCCGACCGGAACCGTGGTCACGCGACTGGCCCGCGCCCGGAAACGGCTGCGGGCGCGGCTCGCACGGCGCGGCGCGGGGGTCGCGCCCGCAGCCCTGGCCGCCGCGCTCTCCTTGCCGGGTGCCACCTCGGCCACTTTCACCTTCGTGCAATCCACTGTCCGGGCCGCCCGGTTCTACGCCGGCGGACAGACCGCGGCGGCCGCGGTCCCGGCACGAGTCGCCCTACTCACCAAAGGAGCGTTGCGCACCATGATGCTGAATCATTTGAAATCGGTCGGCGCGGTGGTGTTGGCCCTGTGCCTGGTTGGCGCCGGGTCGGCGCTGTTCGTCTACCAAACACTGGCGGCGGACGCCGCGCCTCCGAAATCGGAACCCGCGGCGGCCCGCCCGGCGCGGGCCGGTGACGACCCGACGGTCGGTCGGGTGGCCGCAATGCCCGAGGAGGACAAGAAAAACAAGGACGACAAGAAGGACAAGAAGGAGACGCGTCCGAAGTTGGAGGAAGTGGTCACGAAGTCGTTCAAAACGGGCAAGGCGCCGACCCTCGTCCTCGAACTGTTCAACGGCAGCATCGACGTTGTTGCCGACGCGGACGGCTCCGTGAACGCCCGTGTGACCAAAGAGAGTCAGGCCGACACTCGGGCCGAAGCCGAGGAAGCGATGAAGAACATCGAGGTCGCGATGATCCAGGAGAAGGACACCGTCAGCATCACCGCCCGCCGCCTGGAGCAGAAAAGTTGGCACCGTTCGGAAGGGGCCTCGGCCGAGATCCGTGTACCGCCGGGGGCCGCTCTGAACCTGCGAACGAGCAACGGCGTTGTCAAGCTGGCCGGTGGGTCGGGCCGGGTCACCGTTCACACGTCCAACGGCACGGTCCACGTCAAGGACAGCAAGGGCTCTTTGAACCTGGTCACCACCAACGGTGGCATCTTCGTCACCGGAGCGAGCGGGGGGGTCGAACTGAAAGCGACCAACGGCCCCATCGACGTGCAAGCCGAGAAGGCGCTCGTTAAGGCCCAGACGTCCAACGGCTCGATCCGGTTCACTGGCAGCCTGATCGACGGCAAACACGCGCTGGAAACCAGCAACGGCAATATTGTCCTCACCTTGCCGGCGAGTGCCCAATTCCGACTCGAGGCCCGAACAAGTCACGGCCGCGTTGTCAGCGATTTCTCTGGAGGCTCGAAGGAATCGGCCGAGCGGGGCAGTCTGGACGCCACCATCGGTGCGAAGCCCGCGGCGGATGTGAAACTGCACACCAGTAACGGATCGATCGAGATCCGTAAGAAATGA
- the pstC gene encoding phosphate ABC transporter permease subunit PstC, translated as MTTPAPASRSGPPSWGDFAFRWLCQSAGMFVLAIAAALVAVLVFKAWPVLSEPGKYHLLTSKKWYPDDDEYGALVFVYGTVVTSLIAMLIAVPLGVGSAAYLSELAPPWVRKVCAFLLEMLAAIPSVVFGFWGVEFLAKQGLAPIFEAMGLSNVAAGQGLLAAGLVLSVMILPYITAVSFDVMQAVPRSQREGSLALGSTRWQTIWRVVLPYARPGILAACFLALGRAIGETMAVTMVIANSQYLDFRINGTGDTIPSVIAKELFEASGDKQAALVALGVLLLVITLVMNVAARLLVRWVGKPRARRGRPVRLDDTPPAPEPPRPAAETAAGQARAKRTDRVMRFALALCQFLTVVPLFLILGYIAVRGVGGLNWDFFTKLPNDRDGRGLKHAIYGSAMLVGMATAFAVPLGVLAAVFLAEYRTNRLVAPIRFVAELLGGVPSIVIGIFGYALLVYPVWMDVKRGMFSAWAGAFALAVMMLPVVIRAAEEAMRLVPNSLREASYALGASRRQTVLKVVLPAALPAIITGVFLALGRIAGETAPLILTARGSQFMPRTPSDPTPFLPFYIYRFASYAPGSPEIQLAWTAAFVLVAVVVMLNVGVRLISGKRVVAAARAD; from the coding sequence ATGACCACACCCGCGCCCGCCTCGAGATCCGGACCGCCGTCGTGGGGCGATTTCGCGTTCCGCTGGCTGTGCCAGTCGGCCGGCATGTTCGTACTCGCCATCGCCGCGGCGCTCGTCGCCGTTCTCGTGTTTAAGGCGTGGCCGGTGCTCTCCGAACCGGGGAAGTACCACCTCCTGACGAGCAAGAAGTGGTACCCGGACGACGACGAGTACGGGGCACTGGTGTTCGTGTACGGCACCGTCGTCACCTCGCTCATCGCGATGCTGATCGCGGTCCCGCTCGGGGTCGGGTCGGCCGCGTATCTGTCGGAACTCGCCCCGCCGTGGGTCCGGAAGGTGTGCGCGTTCCTGCTGGAAATGCTGGCGGCGATCCCGAGCGTGGTTTTCGGCTTCTGGGGCGTCGAGTTCCTCGCGAAGCAGGGGCTCGCCCCGATCTTCGAGGCGATGGGGCTGTCCAACGTGGCGGCCGGTCAGGGGCTGCTCGCCGCGGGCCTGGTTCTGTCGGTGATGATCCTGCCGTACATCACGGCCGTGAGCTTCGACGTCATGCAGGCGGTCCCGCGGTCGCAGCGCGAGGGCTCGCTCGCGCTCGGTTCGACCCGCTGGCAGACGATCTGGCGCGTGGTGCTGCCCTACGCCCGCCCCGGCATTCTGGCGGCGTGCTTCCTCGCCCTGGGGCGCGCCATCGGCGAGACGATGGCCGTCACGATGGTCATCGCCAACTCCCAGTACCTCGACTTCCGCATCAACGGCACCGGCGACACCATCCCGAGCGTGATCGCGAAGGAGCTGTTCGAGGCCAGCGGCGACAAGCAAGCGGCGCTCGTCGCGCTCGGCGTGCTGCTGCTCGTCATCACGCTCGTCATGAACGTCGCGGCCCGACTGCTCGTGCGGTGGGTGGGGAAGCCGCGGGCGCGGCGCGGCCGGCCCGTCCGCCTCGACGATACCCCGCCCGCCCCCGAGCCGCCCCGCCCCGCGGCCGAGACCGCAGCCGGCCAGGCGCGGGCGAAGCGCACCGACCGGGTGATGCGGTTCGCCCTGGCGCTGTGCCAGTTCCTCACGGTGGTGCCGCTGTTCCTCATCCTCGGGTACATCGCCGTCCGCGGGGTCGGGGGGCTCAACTGGGACTTTTTCACCAAACTGCCCAACGACCGCGACGGCCGCGGGCTGAAGCACGCGATCTACGGGAGCGCGATGCTCGTCGGGATGGCGACGGCGTTCGCGGTTCCGCTCGGCGTACTGGCGGCCGTGTTCCTGGCCGAGTACCGGACCAACCGGCTGGTCGCCCCGATCCGGTTCGTGGCGGAACTGCTCGGCGGGGTGCCGTCCATCGTCATCGGCATCTTCGGCTACGCGCTCCTGGTCTACCCGGTGTGGATGGACGTGAAGCGCGGGATGTTCTCCGCGTGGGCGGGGGCGTTCGCGCTCGCGGTGATGATGCTGCCGGTGGTGATCCGGGCGGCCGAAGAGGCGATGCGCCTCGTCCCGAACAGCTTGCGCGAAGCGAGTTACGCGCTCGGCGCGAGCCGCCGACAAACGGTGCTGAAGGTGGTCCTACCGGCGGCCCTGCCGGCGATCATCACGGGGGTGTTCCTGGCGCTGGGCCGGATCGCGGGCGAAACCGCGCCGCTCATCCTGACGGCCCGCGGCTCGCAGTTCATGCCGCGGACCCCGTCCGACCCGACGCCGTTCCTGCCGTTCTACATCTACCGGTTCGCGTCGTACGCCCCGGGGTCGCCGGAGATCCAACTCGCCTGGACCGCCGCGTTCGTGCTCGTGGCGGTCGTCGTGATGCTGAACGTCGGCGTCCGGCTCATATCCGGCAAGCGGGTCGTGGCCGCCGCCCGCGCGGACTGA
- a CDS encoding RNA polymerase sigma factor — protein sequence MLTTSTDLIRSLQGEARPDAWPEFVRLYTPALYAWARRLGLQDADAIDLVQDVFTVLVQKLPEFRYDRTLRFRGWLWTIARNKWRERTRRKRLPVDGAREPDDVADPVPTSLEEIDLGRHLMAQVLPAIEGQFQPSTWRAFWEHVVAGRTAPDVAAELGVSETAVYKSKIRVLARLHKELGDLVSDDHPRADAP from the coding sequence ATGCTCACCACGTCCACGGACCTGATTCGGAGCCTCCAAGGAGAAGCCCGACCGGACGCGTGGCCGGAATTCGTCCGCTTGTACACCCCGGCCCTTTACGCCTGGGCCCGCCGCCTGGGGCTCCAGGACGCGGACGCCATCGATCTCGTTCAGGACGTGTTCACCGTCTTGGTCCAGAAGCTGCCCGAATTTCGCTACGACCGGACCTTGCGGTTCCGCGGGTGGCTGTGGACGATCGCGCGCAACAAGTGGCGCGAGCGGACCCGCCGCAAGCGCCTCCCGGTGGACGGCGCGCGCGAGCCGGACGACGTGGCCGATCCCGTTCCGACCTCACTCGAGGAGATCGACCTGGGCCGGCACCTGATGGCCCAGGTGCTGCCGGCCATCGAGGGACAGTTCCAGCCGTCCACCTGGCGAGCGTTCTGGGAACACGTCGTGGCCGGTCGGACCGCCCCCGATGTCGCGGCCGAACTCGGCGTGTCCGAGACGGCGGTGTACAAATCCAAAATTCGAGTGCTGGCCCGACTCCATAAGGAACTGGGTGACCTCGTTAGCGACGATCACCCCCGGGCCGATGCCCCATGA
- a CDS encoding SMI1/KNR4 family protein, which translates to MAKQKKVQPWDTAFRRVRGVYSPDRKYPPKPSSADLDAAEDKLGFKFPFSYRAFAEAFGLDGDINDSLPLIMPLERPSWTGSEGRLSCVLSETHFYRTNDWTQHSDWDEGVPAADFFRRLVIFAEDSGYHDWAFDSADMRDPELREYRIYDIDRSSNATIIADSFDAWLLTIGERYRFEHDEEPEPFEFAFVYKPDSLDPKPIDYVRRTDFHARKDPPVPVEVTLWLAWNNHTVRDLARSIRDHGRIDAFPVLADALQDAGCTNADLLDSCRTGDPDIDGVWVLQVLLGKA; encoded by the coding sequence GTGGCCAAACAGAAGAAAGTACAGCCGTGGGACACGGCGTTTCGGCGAGTACGTGGAGTGTATTCGCCGGACCGAAAGTACCCACCGAAGCCGTCGTCGGCAGATTTAGACGCTGCAGAAGATAAGCTCGGCTTTAAATTCCCATTCAGCTACCGAGCGTTCGCTGAAGCATTTGGACTCGACGGCGATATCAACGACAGCCTGCCCCTCATCATGCCTTTGGAACGCCCGAGCTGGACTGGCAGCGAAGGTCGATTGAGTTGCGTTTTATCGGAAACACATTTTTACCGGACTAACGACTGGACACAACACAGTGACTGGGACGAAGGGGTTCCGGCCGCAGACTTTTTCCGACGCCTCGTCATCTTTGCAGAAGACTCGGGCTACCACGACTGGGCGTTCGATTCCGCCGATATGCGTGATCCGGAACTACGAGAATACCGCATCTACGACATCGATCGCTCAAGCAACGCGACGATAATCGCCGACTCTTTCGATGCATGGTTGTTGACGATTGGTGAACGGTACCGTTTCGAACACGATGAGGAGCCTGAGCCGTTCGAATTCGCCTTCGTCTATAAACCGGATTCATTGGACCCTAAACCAATTGATTATGTTCGCCGCACTGATTTCCACGCCCGGAAGGACCCGCCGGTACCAGTTGAGGTTACCCTCTGGCTGGCGTGGAACAACCACACCGTCCGCGATCTCGCCCGATCGATCCGAGATCACGGCCGGATCGACGCGTTCCCAGTTCTGGCCGACGCACTTCAGGACGCCGGCTGCACCAACGCCGACCTGCTCGACTCATGCCGCACCGGTGATCCGGACATCGACGGTGTGTGGGTGCTTCAGGTACTCCTCGGTAAAGCCTGA
- the pstS gene encoding phosphate ABC transporter substrate-binding protein PstS has product MTRFLTFVFFVSALPIVGGCGDKKNPDGTTSGPPARISAGGSTFINPLMQKWSSEYKQNKNAEIDYVSQGSGYGIEQTTKKTIDFGCTDAPMNKDQLAKAKEAGGDVYHIPLTMGAVAVAYNVPEIAGKELKLTGEVLTDIYLRDESVKKWNAKRIADLNPGLALPDKDIVVVARAEKSGTSNIFSEYLSKASKGKFKASTKPDWVQGVTGQQGSDGVSGFVKGNSYAICYVEVEFAKKNGLATALLKNKKGAWVGPEAAAVTAAAEEALKTKQDKEPYSLHDLTYSLTDADGAKSYPISGLTYAVLFAKQPKDKGPALVEFLKWATTEGQSFTTELSYAPLPDELRAKIKEKLALVTFE; this is encoded by the coding sequence GTGACGCGATTCCTCACATTCGTTTTCTTCGTATCCGCACTGCCGATCGTCGGGGGGTGTGGCGACAAAAAGAACCCCGATGGCACGACCTCCGGCCCCCCCGCGCGGATCAGCGCCGGCGGCTCGACGTTCATCAACCCGCTCATGCAGAAGTGGTCGAGCGAGTACAAGCAAAATAAGAACGCCGAAATCGACTACGTCTCGCAGGGCTCCGGCTACGGCATCGAGCAGACCACGAAGAAGACGATCGACTTCGGCTGCACCGACGCCCCGATGAACAAGGACCAGCTCGCCAAGGCGAAAGAGGCGGGCGGCGACGTGTACCACATCCCACTGACGATGGGCGCCGTCGCGGTGGCGTACAACGTGCCCGAGATCGCGGGCAAGGAGCTGAAGCTGACCGGCGAAGTCCTCACTGACATTTACCTCCGCGACGAGAGCGTGAAGAAGTGGAACGCCAAGCGGATCGCGGATCTGAACCCGGGCCTCGCGCTGCCGGACAAGGACATCGTGGTCGTCGCTCGCGCCGAGAAGAGCGGCACGTCCAACATCTTCTCCGAGTACCTCTCGAAGGCGAGCAAGGGGAAGTTTAAGGCCAGCACGAAACCGGACTGGGTGCAGGGCGTCACCGGGCAGCAGGGTAGCGACGGCGTCTCCGGCTTCGTCAAAGGCAACTCGTACGCGATCTGCTACGTGGAAGTGGAGTTCGCCAAGAAGAACGGCCTGGCGACGGCCCTGCTGAAGAACAAGAAGGGCGCGTGGGTCGGACCGGAGGCCGCCGCGGTGACCGCCGCGGCCGAGGAGGCGCTGAAAACCAAGCAGGACAAAGAACCGTACTCGCTCCACGACCTCACGTACTCGCTCACGGACGCGGACGGGGCCAAGTCGTACCCGATCAGCGGCCTCACCTACGCCGTTCTGTTCGCGAAGCAGCCGAAGGACAAGGGGCCGGCGCTGGTCGAGTTCCTGAAGTGGGCCACCACCGAGGGCCAGTCGTTCACCACCGAACTCAGTTACGCTCCGCTGCCGGACGAACTCCGCGCCAAGATCAAAGAGAAGCTGGCTCTGGTGACGTTCGAGTAG
- the pstB gene encoding phosphate ABC transporter ATP-binding protein PstB — protein sequence MAVRGVNFWYGSKQALYDISLTVAERSVTAFIGPSGCGKSTLLRLLNRMNDLIEGTRLTGQVLLGGEDIYGSRQDVVNLRRRVGMVFQKSNPFPKSIYENVAYGPRVAGERNRARLDELVTRCLKQAALWAEVKDRLGASALELSGGQQQRLCIARALATDPEVLLMDEPASALDPKSTQAIEDLIGELKRQYTIVIVTHNMQQAARVSDQTAFFFEGRVVEVGATEQVFRRPREKQTEDYITGRFG from the coding sequence CTGGCGGTTCGCGGGGTGAACTTCTGGTACGGCTCCAAACAAGCCCTATACGACATCAGCCTGACCGTGGCCGAGCGCTCGGTCACTGCCTTCATCGGGCCGAGCGGGTGCGGCAAGAGCACGCTCTTGCGGCTCCTGAACCGGATGAACGACCTGATCGAAGGGACCCGCCTGACCGGGCAGGTGCTTCTCGGCGGGGAAGACATTTACGGCTCGCGCCAGGACGTGGTGAACCTGCGCCGGCGGGTGGGCATGGTGTTCCAGAAGTCGAACCCGTTTCCGAAGTCGATCTACGAGAACGTGGCCTACGGCCCGCGGGTGGCGGGCGAGCGCAACCGCGCCCGGCTGGACGAACTCGTGACACGGTGCCTGAAGCAGGCCGCGCTGTGGGCGGAAGTGAAGGACCGGCTGGGGGCCAGTGCGCTGGAACTGTCCGGCGGGCAGCAGCAGCGGTTGTGCATCGCCCGCGCGCTGGCGACCGACCCCGAAGTGCTCCTGATGGACGAGCCCGCGAGCGCCCTGGACCCCAAGAGCACGCAAGCGATCGAAGACCTGATCGGCGAGTTGAAGCGGCAGTACACGATCGTGATCGTGACGCACAACATGCAGCAGGCGGCCCGCGTGTCGGACCAGACGGCGTTCTTCTTCGAGGGCCGCGTGGTGGAGGTCGGCGCGACGGAGCAGGTCTTCCGCCGCCCGCGCGAGAAGCAGACCGAAGACTACATCACCGGCCGGTTCGGCTGA
- the trxA gene encoding thioredoxin codes for MADSPWVVNVSAENFHQIVVDGSRERPVVIDFWAPWCGPCRRLAPMLERLAVEKDGGFLLAKVNTDENQELAQSFQVEGIPAVFAIRDGKIADQFTGVLPEEQLREFIDSLGPAAPAADAEPSPLDRALELEGRDPSAAAESYRAMLAATPDDPAARVGLARVLLATPGREQEAAPLLTGLEFGDFAPEAQRLHTLVTLRDVPHADADLTAAQRVVGAEGKLALAKVLAARGDYPAALDALLAAADDDRQLGRTTVRELMLKIFEVIGPQSEQAGDYRRRLQALLY; via the coding sequence GTGGCCGATTCGCCGTGGGTTGTCAATGTCTCGGCAGAGAACTTCCACCAGATCGTCGTGGACGGGTCGCGCGAGCGCCCCGTGGTAATCGACTTCTGGGCGCCGTGGTGCGGCCCGTGCCGACGCCTGGCTCCCATGCTGGAACGGCTCGCGGTCGAAAAAGACGGCGGGTTCCTGCTCGCCAAAGTGAACACCGACGAAAACCAGGAGCTGGCGCAATCGTTCCAGGTCGAGGGCATCCCCGCCGTGTTCGCCATCCGCGACGGCAAAATCGCGGACCAGTTCACAGGCGTCCTGCCGGAAGAGCAGCTCCGCGAGTTCATCGATAGCCTCGGCCCAGCGGCACCCGCGGCCGACGCCGAGCCGTCACCGCTGGACCGCGCGCTCGAACTGGAAGGCCGCGACCCGTCTGCCGCCGCGGAGTCGTATCGGGCCATGCTCGCGGCGACGCCTGACGACCCGGCCGCCCGCGTCGGGCTGGCCCGCGTCCTGCTCGCGACGCCCGGCCGCGAACAAGAAGCCGCCCCGCTCCTCACGGGCCTCGAGTTCGGCGATTTCGCACCGGAAGCCCAGCGCCTGCACACCCTCGTCACCCTCCGGGATGTGCCGCACGCCGACGCCGACCTGACCGCCGCGCAGCGCGTGGTCGGGGCGGAGGGGAAATTGGCTCTGGCGAAGGTTCTGGCGGCCCGCGGCGACTATCCCGCAGCGCTCGACGCGCTCCTGGCCGCGGCGGACGACGACCGGCAGTTGGGTCGCACCACGGTCCGCGAACTGATGCTGAAGATCTTCGAGGTGATCGGCCCGCAAAGCGAACAGGCCGGCGACTACCGCCGCCGGCTCCAGGCGCTGCTGTACTGA
- a CDS encoding IS1595 family transposase: MRGKKGVRHPNPDDPPRRRANKRRGHGNFANDRPPVVGVVSRDTGAIVLEVVERTDQETLIAFVTEHTDDGATVYTDEWSGYARLSAEGRGHATVNHTPGQREWARDDDGDGIREVHDNTLEGLWAALRTFLRPFRGISKHYLHQYVAVFQWAYNKVGVAGMVRTLLGLPLSTPTAS, encoded by the coding sequence ATGCGGGGGAAAAAAGGGGTCCGGCACCCGAACCCGGACGACCCGCCCCGACGCCGGGCCAACAAGCGGCGCGGGCACGGGAACTTCGCCAACGACCGCCCGCCGGTGGTCGGGGTGGTGAGCCGGGACACCGGGGCCATCGTCCTGGAGGTCGTCGAACGAACGGACCAGGAGACCCTGATCGCGTTCGTGACCGAACATACCGATGATGGCGCGACCGTATACACGGATGAGTGGTCGGGGTACGCGCGGCTGTCCGCGGAGGGCCGCGGGCATGCCACGGTGAACCACACCCCGGGCCAACGGGAGTGGGCTCGGGATGACGACGGGGACGGGATCCGCGAGGTCCACGATAACACGCTCGAGGGCCTGTGGGCGGCCCTCCGCACGTTCCTGCGACCGTTCCGCGGGATCAGCAAGCACTACCTCCACCAGTACGTTGCCGTCTTCCAATGGGCATACAACAAGGTCGGCGTTGCGGGCATGGTCCGCACACTACTGGGCCTGCCCCTGTCCACCCCGACGGCCTCATGA
- a CDS encoding protein kinase domain-containing protein, with protein sequence MTDPTCPQTVDLLALLSGHLPPDRADAVEAHVEGCPVCLARAAGLPVENPLVREIRCGLPRAAPVPNELAPLIARLSSLYPTLTSGRLGATPPGGVDDVVRNLAPARGAGELGRLAHYRVLEVIGVGGMGVVFRAEDTTLRRDVALKVMRPRPGRDAAGRAWFLREARAMAGVRHDHIVVVHQVGEEAGQDGRPVPFLAMELLTGEGLDGWLHRVARTPPEWVARIGRQAAAGLAAAHAAGLVHRDVKPANLWLEAPPGWSHDPTETRQLLPAVARVKVLDFGLAVPRAEGAGEIIGTLAYMAPEQLAGAPADARSDLFGLGCVLYELCTGHLPYLKHARAADRPPLCPVRSHAPDVPPEMAALIERMLAESPVARPASARQVEQELARIEPSERPRATPGRSRPRRWHRRSIVIGTAVAATVTLGGAAWVLGAFGRRTPNGPGSTPGDVPTMTQEVLQLEGIQNPVNDIVYLSDDRAVTVDTVGTLSIWDTTTGRPVAKHLVTPNARLLSVAIARDGSQALIGGSKRALVYDLKAETVTAQLALPSTDEVWQVSYVPGGTTALLASLDGTARLWDLASGAVVRTFSCGKQAVWTAAVSPDGRWVATGGGGALRAQSWDYAVRIWDLATGRQVHELTGHTGDVRQLAFTPDSRTVVSGGFDGAVRMWDVVAGKERRTILAHTAFVERVAVLPDGRRALSVGGGQLQQDGQQLITSDVAVRMWDIETGHPLAQWTGHRRGVRTLAVSPNGKQFLTGSDDRTARLWDIP encoded by the coding sequence ATGACCGATCCCACCTGTCCGCAAACCGTTGACCTCCTCGCCCTGCTCTCCGGCCATTTGCCCCCAGACCGGGCCGATGCGGTGGAGGCACACGTCGAGGGGTGCCCGGTGTGTCTGGCGCGGGCGGCCGGCCTCCCGGTCGAGAACCCGCTCGTGCGGGAGATCCGGTGCGGGTTGCCCCGGGCTGCTCCGGTCCCGAACGAACTCGCCCCACTTATCGCACGCCTCAGCAGCCTGTATCCGACGCTCACATCGGGGCGGTTGGGTGCCACCCCACCCGGCGGAGTGGACGATGTCGTGCGGAACCTGGCCCCCGCCCGCGGGGCCGGAGAACTCGGGCGGCTGGCTCACTACCGCGTCCTCGAGGTGATCGGGGTCGGCGGGATGGGCGTCGTCTTCCGGGCCGAAGACACGACACTTCGCCGGGACGTGGCGCTGAAGGTGATGCGCCCCCGGCCCGGTCGGGACGCGGCCGGCCGGGCGTGGTTCCTGCGCGAAGCGCGGGCGATGGCCGGGGTACGGCACGACCACATCGTCGTCGTCCACCAGGTCGGTGAAGAGGCCGGCCAGGACGGCCGACCGGTCCCGTTTCTGGCGATGGAACTGCTGACCGGCGAAGGGCTCGACGGCTGGTTGCACCGGGTCGCGCGGACCCCGCCGGAGTGGGTCGCCCGGATCGGGCGCCAGGCCGCCGCGGGGCTCGCGGCGGCCCACGCCGCCGGGCTCGTTCACCGCGACGTGAAGCCCGCGAACCTGTGGCTCGAAGCGCCGCCGGGGTGGTCACACGACCCGACCGAAACGCGCCAACTGCTGCCGGCCGTCGCCCGCGTCAAGGTGCTGGACTTCGGGCTGGCGGTCCCGCGGGCGGAAGGCGCCGGCGAGATCATCGGCACACTCGCTTACATGGCCCCGGAGCAACTGGCCGGCGCCCCTGCCGATGCCCGGTCCGATCTCTTCGGCTTGGGTTGCGTTCTTTACGAACTCTGCACCGGACACCTGCCGTACCTGAAGCACGCCCGCGCCGCGGACCGGCCCCCGCTGTGCCCGGTCCGCTCACACGCGCCGGACGTGCCGCCCGAAATGGCCGCGCTCATCGAGCGGATGCTCGCGGAATCACCGGTGGCCCGTCCCGCATCGGCCCGGCAGGTGGAACAAGAACTGGCCCGGATCGAACCGTCGGAGAGGCCGCGCGCGACGCCGGGCCGGTCGCGTCCCCGGCGCTGGCACCGGCGGTCGATCGTCATCGGCACGGCGGTGGCAGCGACGGTCACTCTTGGGGGTGCGGCCTGGGTTCTTGGTGCCTTCGGTCGTCGCACACCGAACGGGCCGGGAAGCACGCCGGGCGACGTGCCGACGATGACCCAGGAGGTGCTGCAACTCGAGGGCATTCAGAACCCCGTCAACGACATCGTGTACCTGTCGGACGATCGGGCGGTGACCGTGGACACGGTCGGCACGCTGTCTATTTGGGACACCACGACCGGGCGGCCGGTTGCCAAGCACCTCGTGACGCCGAACGCGCGGTTGCTCTCGGTGGCCATCGCTCGGGACGGTTCACAGGCACTCATTGGTGGCTCGAAACGGGCGCTCGTCTACGATCTGAAGGCCGAAACCGTAACGGCCCAGCTCGCGCTCCCCAGCACGGACGAAGTCTGGCAGGTGTCGTATGTGCCCGGCGGGACGACCGCTCTGCTCGCCTCCCTGGACGGAACGGCGCGGCTCTGGGATCTGGCCTCGGGTGCGGTCGTGCGAACATTTTCCTGCGGGAAGCAGGCGGTCTGGACGGCGGCGGTTTCGCCCGACGGGCGGTGGGTGGCGACGGGCGGCGGCGGCGCGTTGCGCGCGCAGTCGTGGGACTACGCCGTGCGCATCTGGGATCTGGCGACGGGCCGGCAGGTTCACGAACTGACGGGCCACACGGGCGATGTGCGGCAACTCGCGTTCACCCCCGACAGCCGCACGGTCGTTTCCGGCGGGTTCGACGGCGCCGTGCGCATGTGGGACGTGGTAGCCGGGAAAGAACGCCGCACGATTCTCGCTCACACGGCTTTTGTGGAACGGGTCGCCGTTCTACCGGACGGCCGGCGCGCCCTGTCCGTCGGGGGCGGTCAGTTGCAACAGGATGGCCAACAACTGATTACGTCTGACGTAGCGGTCCGGATGTGGGACATTGAGACGGGCCACCCGCTCGCCCAGTGGACGGGTCACCGGCGCGGCGTCCGTACGCTCGCCGTTTCCCCCAACGGCAAACAGTTCTTGACCGGTAGCGACGACCGGACCGCACGGCTCTGGGATATTCCGTGA